The following coding sequences are from one Capsicum annuum cultivar UCD-10X-F1 chromosome 3, UCD10Xv1.1, whole genome shotgun sequence window:
- the LOC107862070 gene encoding serine/threonine-protein kinase 26 isoform X1: MEKKKYPIGPEHYTLFEEVGQGVSASVHRALCIPLNEVVAIKILDFERDNSDLNNISREAQTMVLVDHPNVLKSHCSFVSDHNLWVIMPYMAGGSCLHILKAAHPDGFEETVIATVLREVLKGLEYLHHHGFIHRDVKAGNILIDARGGIKLGDFGVSAYLFDSGDRQRMRNTFVGTPCWMAPEVMEQLHGYDFKADIWSFGITALELAHGHAPFSKYPPMKVLLMTLQNAPPGLDYERDRKFTKSFKQMIASCLVKDPSKRPSAKKLLKHPFFKQARSNDYIARTVLEGLPALGDRMKALKRKEEDMLAQKKIPDGQKEEISQNEYKRGISSWNFNLDDLKAQANLIPDEEIIGDKDLGGSSNSLSGLDIPGKQLNRFQHQFSFSSQYSDAAEFDSNNQSTPTSPANRNVVYGIIKSEKSDDDLSIASSLHDPQISQNSTPFFDNRVEMNLVGKGEQVPDAKSFEGMPINSRQSDKSQSQNVSSCNGGSVLQTGDDVPPEVISRHSRTSAAGSEDFDEKTKGHVVQQRGRFKVTSENIDLEKVGAAPMLHKSQSMLVIPQTLAATLPLPPDATPPNLLSPSHFPALQSILEANILQRECILRLMKQVALGDTSVDAGCMPSISPGVEKSLLEVAHDKEKELISEIAELQRRLIRAQEELQKYKAENAQNNS; encoded by the exons ATGGAGAAGAAGAAGTATCCGATTGGACCGGAACATTACACGCTTTTCGAGGAGGTAGGGCAAGGAGTCAGTGCTTCGGTGCATCGTGCGTTGTGTATCCCTCTCAATGAGGTTGTTGCCATCAAAATCCTCGACTTCGAACGCGATAATTCTGATTTG AATAACATCTCGCGTGAAGCCCAAACAATGGTCCTAGTTGATCATCCCAATGTTCTTAAATCACACTGCTCCTTTGTTAGTGATCACAACCTATGGGTTATTATGCCTTATATGGCTGGAGGTTCCTGTCTCCACATTCTGAAGGCTGCTCATCCAGATGGCTTTGAAGAGACCGTTATTGCAACAGTATTACGGGAAGTTCTAAAGGGTTTAGAATATCTTCATCATCATGGCTTCATTCATCGTGATGTTAAA GCTGGAAATATTCTCATTGATGCCCGAGGTGGAATAAAGTTGGGAGATTTTGGTGTCTCTGCTTATTTATTTGATTCAGGTGATAGGCAACGCATGCGGAACACATTTGTCGGAACTCCTTGTTG GATGGCGCCAGAGGTCATGGAGCAATTGCACGGTTATGATTTCAA AGCTGATATTTGGTCCTTCGGCATAACTGCTTTGGAGCTTGCTCACGGCCATGCTCCTTTCTCAAAATATCCTCCAATGAAG GTCTTGCTAATGACATTGCAAAATGCACCCCCTGGCCTCGATTATGAGAGGGATAGGAAGTTTACAAAG TCTTTTAAACAAATGATTGCTAGTTGCTTGGTAAAAGATCCTTCAAAACGACCTTCAGCCAAAAAATTGCTGAAGCATCCGTTCTTTAAGCAAGCCAGATCCAATGATTATATAGCTAGAACAGTGTTGGAGGGTTTGCCAGCACTTGGAGATCGCATGAAGGCATTGAAG AGGAAAGAAGAAGACATGTTAGCACAGAAGAAGATACCAGATGGGCAGAAGGAAGAAATATCGCAG AATGAATATAAACGGGGGATTAGCAGCTGGAATTTTAACCTTGACGATTTGAAGGCACAGGCTAACTTG ATTCCAGATGAGGAGATCATTGGTGACAAGGACCTAGGTGGAAGTTCAAATTCACTTTCTGGGCTTGACATTCCAGGGAAACAGCTAAATAGGTTTCAGCATCAGTTCTCCTTCTCAAGTCAATATTCAGATGCTGCTGAGTTT GACAGTAACAATCAATCTACCCCTACTTCACCTGCAAATCGGAACGTGGTTTATGGCAT AATTAAATCTGAGAAATCTGATGATGATTTAAGTATTGCCAGTTCATTGCATGATCCTCAAATTTCACAAAATTCAACGCCATTCTTTGACAATCGGgtggaaatgaatttggtgggGAAAGGTGAACAAGTGCCTGATGCAAAGTCATTCGAGGGCATGCCTATAAATTCTCGCCAGAG TGATAaaagtcaatcccaaaatgtatCCAGTTGCAATGGGGGATCTGTTCTTCAAACAGGAGATGATGTGCCACCTGAAGTAATCAGTAGACATAGTAGAACCTCAG CAGCTGGCAGTGAAGACTTTGATGAGAAGACTAAAGGTCATGTTGTTCAGCAAAGAGGACGTTTCAAAGTTACGTCAGAAAATATCGACTTGGAAAAG GTAGGTGCAGCTCCAATGCTACACAAGAGTCAGAGCATGCTG GTGATTCCACAAACACTTGCTGCTACTCTACCATTACCACCTGATGCTACACCACCAAATCTTCTTTCGCCATCCCATTTTCCAGCATTACAGAGTATTTTAGAGGCAAATATTCTTCAGAGG GAGTGTATTCTCAGACTGATGAAGCAAGTGGCCCTTGGAGACACATCGG TGGATGCTGGGTGCATGCCATCAATTTCACCTGGTGTGGAGAAATCCTTG TTGGAGGTTGCTCACGACAAAGAGAAGGAATTGATTAGTGAAATCGCTGAATTGCAGCGGAG GCTGATACGTGCTCAAGAAGAACTTCAAAAATACAAAGCAGAAAACGCTCAAAATAACTCTTGA
- the LOC107862070 gene encoding serine/threonine-protein kinase 26 isoform X3, whose protein sequence is MEKKKYPIGPEHYTLFEEVGQGVSASVHRALCIPLNEVVAIKILDFERDNSDLNNISREAQTMVLVDHPNVLKSHCSFVSDHNLWVIMPYMAGGSCLHILKAAHPDGFEETVIATVLREVLKGLEYLHHHGFIHRDVKAGNILIDARGGIKLGDFGVSAYLFDSGDRQRMRNTFVGTPCWMAPEVMEQLHGYDFKADIWSFGITALELAHGHAPFSKYPPMKVLLMTLQNAPPGLDYERDRKFTKSFKQMIASCLVKDPSKRPSAKKLLKHPFFKQARSNDYIARTVLEGLPALGDRMKALKRKEEDMLAQKKIPDGQKEEISQNEYKRGISSWNFNLDDLKAQANLIPDEEIIGDKDLGGSSNSLSGLDIPGKQLNRFQHQFSFSSQYSDAAEFDSNNQSTPTSPANRNVVYGIIKSEKSDDDLSIASSLHDPQISQNSTPFFDNRVEMNLVGKGEQVPDAKSFEGMPINSRQSCNGGSVLQTGDDVPPEVISRHSRTSAAGSEDFDEKTKGHVVQQRGRFKVTSENIDLEKVGAAPMLHKSQSMLVIPQTLAATLPLPPDATPPNLLSPSHFPALQSILEANILQRECILRLMKQVALGDTSVDAGCMPSISPGVEKSLLEVAHDKEKELISEIAELQRRLIRAQEELQKYKAENAQNNS, encoded by the exons ATGGAGAAGAAGAAGTATCCGATTGGACCGGAACATTACACGCTTTTCGAGGAGGTAGGGCAAGGAGTCAGTGCTTCGGTGCATCGTGCGTTGTGTATCCCTCTCAATGAGGTTGTTGCCATCAAAATCCTCGACTTCGAACGCGATAATTCTGATTTG AATAACATCTCGCGTGAAGCCCAAACAATGGTCCTAGTTGATCATCCCAATGTTCTTAAATCACACTGCTCCTTTGTTAGTGATCACAACCTATGGGTTATTATGCCTTATATGGCTGGAGGTTCCTGTCTCCACATTCTGAAGGCTGCTCATCCAGATGGCTTTGAAGAGACCGTTATTGCAACAGTATTACGGGAAGTTCTAAAGGGTTTAGAATATCTTCATCATCATGGCTTCATTCATCGTGATGTTAAA GCTGGAAATATTCTCATTGATGCCCGAGGTGGAATAAAGTTGGGAGATTTTGGTGTCTCTGCTTATTTATTTGATTCAGGTGATAGGCAACGCATGCGGAACACATTTGTCGGAACTCCTTGTTG GATGGCGCCAGAGGTCATGGAGCAATTGCACGGTTATGATTTCAA AGCTGATATTTGGTCCTTCGGCATAACTGCTTTGGAGCTTGCTCACGGCCATGCTCCTTTCTCAAAATATCCTCCAATGAAG GTCTTGCTAATGACATTGCAAAATGCACCCCCTGGCCTCGATTATGAGAGGGATAGGAAGTTTACAAAG TCTTTTAAACAAATGATTGCTAGTTGCTTGGTAAAAGATCCTTCAAAACGACCTTCAGCCAAAAAATTGCTGAAGCATCCGTTCTTTAAGCAAGCCAGATCCAATGATTATATAGCTAGAACAGTGTTGGAGGGTTTGCCAGCACTTGGAGATCGCATGAAGGCATTGAAG AGGAAAGAAGAAGACATGTTAGCACAGAAGAAGATACCAGATGGGCAGAAGGAAGAAATATCGCAG AATGAATATAAACGGGGGATTAGCAGCTGGAATTTTAACCTTGACGATTTGAAGGCACAGGCTAACTTG ATTCCAGATGAGGAGATCATTGGTGACAAGGACCTAGGTGGAAGTTCAAATTCACTTTCTGGGCTTGACATTCCAGGGAAACAGCTAAATAGGTTTCAGCATCAGTTCTCCTTCTCAAGTCAATATTCAGATGCTGCTGAGTTT GACAGTAACAATCAATCTACCCCTACTTCACCTGCAAATCGGAACGTGGTTTATGGCAT AATTAAATCTGAGAAATCTGATGATGATTTAAGTATTGCCAGTTCATTGCATGATCCTCAAATTTCACAAAATTCAACGCCATTCTTTGACAATCGGgtggaaatgaatttggtgggGAAAGGTGAACAAGTGCCTGATGCAAAGTCATTCGAGGGCATGCCTATAAATTCTCGCCAGAG TTGCAATGGGGGATCTGTTCTTCAAACAGGAGATGATGTGCCACCTGAAGTAATCAGTAGACATAGTAGAACCTCAG CAGCTGGCAGTGAAGACTTTGATGAGAAGACTAAAGGTCATGTTGTTCAGCAAAGAGGACGTTTCAAAGTTACGTCAGAAAATATCGACTTGGAAAAG GTAGGTGCAGCTCCAATGCTACACAAGAGTCAGAGCATGCTG GTGATTCCACAAACACTTGCTGCTACTCTACCATTACCACCTGATGCTACACCACCAAATCTTCTTTCGCCATCCCATTTTCCAGCATTACAGAGTATTTTAGAGGCAAATATTCTTCAGAGG GAGTGTATTCTCAGACTGATGAAGCAAGTGGCCCTTGGAGACACATCGG TGGATGCTGGGTGCATGCCATCAATTTCACCTGGTGTGGAGAAATCCTTG TTGGAGGTTGCTCACGACAAAGAGAAGGAATTGATTAGTGAAATCGCTGAATTGCAGCGGAG GCTGATACGTGCTCAAGAAGAACTTCAAAAATACAAAGCAGAAAACGCTCAAAATAACTCTTGA
- the LOC107862070 gene encoding serine/threonine-protein kinase sid1 isoform X7: MVLVDHPNVLKSHCSFVSDHNLWVIMPYMAGGSCLHILKAAHPDGFEETVIATVLREVLKGLEYLHHHGFIHRDVKAGNILIDARGGIKLGDFGVSAYLFDSGDRQRMRNTFVGTPCWMAPEVMEQLHGYDFKADIWSFGITALELAHGHAPFSKYPPMKVLLMTLQNAPPGLDYERDRKFTKSFKQMIASCLVKDPSKRPSAKKLLKHPFFKQARSNDYIARTVLEGLPALGDRMKALKRKEEDMLAQKKIPDGQKEEISQNEYKRGISSWNFNLDDLKAQANLIPDEEIIGDKDLGGSSNSLSGLDIPGKQLNRFQHQFSFSSQYSDAAEFDSNNQSTPTSPANRNVVYGIIKSEKSDDDLSIASSLHDPQISQNSTPFFDNRVEMNLVGKGEQVPDAKSFEGMPINSRQSDKSQSQNVSSCNGGSVLQTGDDVPPEVISRHSRTSAAGSEDFDEKTKGHVVQQRGRFKVTSENIDLEKVGAAPMLHKSQSMLVIPQTLAATLPLPPDATPPNLLSPSHFPALQSILEANILQRECILRLMKQVALGDTSVDAGCMPSISPGVEKSLLEVAHDKEKELISEIAELQRRLIRAQEELQKYKAENAQNNS, from the exons ATGGTCCTAGTTGATCATCCCAATGTTCTTAAATCACACTGCTCCTTTGTTAGTGATCACAACCTATGGGTTATTATGCCTTATATGGCTGGAGGTTCCTGTCTCCACATTCTGAAGGCTGCTCATCCAGATGGCTTTGAAGAGACCGTTATTGCAACAGTATTACGGGAAGTTCTAAAGGGTTTAGAATATCTTCATCATCATGGCTTCATTCATCGTGATGTTAAA GCTGGAAATATTCTCATTGATGCCCGAGGTGGAATAAAGTTGGGAGATTTTGGTGTCTCTGCTTATTTATTTGATTCAGGTGATAGGCAACGCATGCGGAACACATTTGTCGGAACTCCTTGTTG GATGGCGCCAGAGGTCATGGAGCAATTGCACGGTTATGATTTCAA AGCTGATATTTGGTCCTTCGGCATAACTGCTTTGGAGCTTGCTCACGGCCATGCTCCTTTCTCAAAATATCCTCCAATGAAG GTCTTGCTAATGACATTGCAAAATGCACCCCCTGGCCTCGATTATGAGAGGGATAGGAAGTTTACAAAG TCTTTTAAACAAATGATTGCTAGTTGCTTGGTAAAAGATCCTTCAAAACGACCTTCAGCCAAAAAATTGCTGAAGCATCCGTTCTTTAAGCAAGCCAGATCCAATGATTATATAGCTAGAACAGTGTTGGAGGGTTTGCCAGCACTTGGAGATCGCATGAAGGCATTGAAG AGGAAAGAAGAAGACATGTTAGCACAGAAGAAGATACCAGATGGGCAGAAGGAAGAAATATCGCAG AATGAATATAAACGGGGGATTAGCAGCTGGAATTTTAACCTTGACGATTTGAAGGCACAGGCTAACTTG ATTCCAGATGAGGAGATCATTGGTGACAAGGACCTAGGTGGAAGTTCAAATTCACTTTCTGGGCTTGACATTCCAGGGAAACAGCTAAATAGGTTTCAGCATCAGTTCTCCTTCTCAAGTCAATATTCAGATGCTGCTGAGTTT GACAGTAACAATCAATCTACCCCTACTTCACCTGCAAATCGGAACGTGGTTTATGGCAT AATTAAATCTGAGAAATCTGATGATGATTTAAGTATTGCCAGTTCATTGCATGATCCTCAAATTTCACAAAATTCAACGCCATTCTTTGACAATCGGgtggaaatgaatttggtgggGAAAGGTGAACAAGTGCCTGATGCAAAGTCATTCGAGGGCATGCCTATAAATTCTCGCCAGAG TGATAaaagtcaatcccaaaatgtatCCAGTTGCAATGGGGGATCTGTTCTTCAAACAGGAGATGATGTGCCACCTGAAGTAATCAGTAGACATAGTAGAACCTCAG CAGCTGGCAGTGAAGACTTTGATGAGAAGACTAAAGGTCATGTTGTTCAGCAAAGAGGACGTTTCAAAGTTACGTCAGAAAATATCGACTTGGAAAAG GTAGGTGCAGCTCCAATGCTACACAAGAGTCAGAGCATGCTG GTGATTCCACAAACACTTGCTGCTACTCTACCATTACCACCTGATGCTACACCACCAAATCTTCTTTCGCCATCCCATTTTCCAGCATTACAGAGTATTTTAGAGGCAAATATTCTTCAGAGG GAGTGTATTCTCAGACTGATGAAGCAAGTGGCCCTTGGAGACACATCGG TGGATGCTGGGTGCATGCCATCAATTTCACCTGGTGTGGAGAAATCCTTG TTGGAGGTTGCTCACGACAAAGAGAAGGAATTGATTAGTGAAATCGCTGAATTGCAGCGGAG GCTGATACGTGCTCAAGAAGAACTTCAAAAATACAAAGCAGAAAACGCTCAAAATAACTCTTGA
- the LOC107862070 gene encoding serine/threonine-protein kinase 26 isoform X5: MEKKKYPIGPEHYTLFEEVGQGVSASVHRALCIPLNEVVAIKILDFERDNSDLNNISREAQTMVLVDHPNVLKSHCSFVSDHNLWVIMPYMAGGSCLHILKAAHPDGFEETVIATVLREVLKGLEYLHHHGFIHRDVKAGNILIDARGGIKLGDFGVSAYLFDSGDRQRMRNTFVGTPCWMAPEVMEQLHGYDFKADIWSFGITALELAHGHAPFSKYPPMKVLLMTLQNAPPGLDYERDRKFTKSFKQMIASCLVKDPSKRPSAKKLLKHPFFKQARSNDYIARTVLEGLPALGDRMKALKRKEEDMLAQKKIPDGQKEEISQNEYKRGISSWNFNLDDLKAQANLIPDEEIIGDKDLGGSSNSLSGLDIPGKQLNRFQHQFSFSSQYSDAAEFDSNNQSTPTSPANRNVVYGISLHDPQISQNSTPFFDNRVEMNLVGKGEQVPDAKSFEGMPINSRQSDKSQSQNVSSCNGGSVLQTGDDVPPEVISRHSRTSAAGSEDFDEKTKGHVVQQRGRFKVTSENIDLEKVGAAPMLHKSQSMLVIPQTLAATLPLPPDATPPNLLSPSHFPALQSILEANILQRECILRLMKQVALGDTSVDAGCMPSISPGVEKSLLEVAHDKEKELISEIAELQRRLIRAQEELQKYKAENAQNNS; encoded by the exons ATGGAGAAGAAGAAGTATCCGATTGGACCGGAACATTACACGCTTTTCGAGGAGGTAGGGCAAGGAGTCAGTGCTTCGGTGCATCGTGCGTTGTGTATCCCTCTCAATGAGGTTGTTGCCATCAAAATCCTCGACTTCGAACGCGATAATTCTGATTTG AATAACATCTCGCGTGAAGCCCAAACAATGGTCCTAGTTGATCATCCCAATGTTCTTAAATCACACTGCTCCTTTGTTAGTGATCACAACCTATGGGTTATTATGCCTTATATGGCTGGAGGTTCCTGTCTCCACATTCTGAAGGCTGCTCATCCAGATGGCTTTGAAGAGACCGTTATTGCAACAGTATTACGGGAAGTTCTAAAGGGTTTAGAATATCTTCATCATCATGGCTTCATTCATCGTGATGTTAAA GCTGGAAATATTCTCATTGATGCCCGAGGTGGAATAAAGTTGGGAGATTTTGGTGTCTCTGCTTATTTATTTGATTCAGGTGATAGGCAACGCATGCGGAACACATTTGTCGGAACTCCTTGTTG GATGGCGCCAGAGGTCATGGAGCAATTGCACGGTTATGATTTCAA AGCTGATATTTGGTCCTTCGGCATAACTGCTTTGGAGCTTGCTCACGGCCATGCTCCTTTCTCAAAATATCCTCCAATGAAG GTCTTGCTAATGACATTGCAAAATGCACCCCCTGGCCTCGATTATGAGAGGGATAGGAAGTTTACAAAG TCTTTTAAACAAATGATTGCTAGTTGCTTGGTAAAAGATCCTTCAAAACGACCTTCAGCCAAAAAATTGCTGAAGCATCCGTTCTTTAAGCAAGCCAGATCCAATGATTATATAGCTAGAACAGTGTTGGAGGGTTTGCCAGCACTTGGAGATCGCATGAAGGCATTGAAG AGGAAAGAAGAAGACATGTTAGCACAGAAGAAGATACCAGATGGGCAGAAGGAAGAAATATCGCAG AATGAATATAAACGGGGGATTAGCAGCTGGAATTTTAACCTTGACGATTTGAAGGCACAGGCTAACTTG ATTCCAGATGAGGAGATCATTGGTGACAAGGACCTAGGTGGAAGTTCAAATTCACTTTCTGGGCTTGACATTCCAGGGAAACAGCTAAATAGGTTTCAGCATCAGTTCTCCTTCTCAAGTCAATATTCAGATGCTGCTGAGTTT GACAGTAACAATCAATCTACCCCTACTTCACCTGCAAATCGGAACGTGGTTTATGGCAT TTCATTGCATGATCCTCAAATTTCACAAAATTCAACGCCATTCTTTGACAATCGGgtggaaatgaatttggtgggGAAAGGTGAACAAGTGCCTGATGCAAAGTCATTCGAGGGCATGCCTATAAATTCTCGCCAGAG TGATAaaagtcaatcccaaaatgtatCCAGTTGCAATGGGGGATCTGTTCTTCAAACAGGAGATGATGTGCCACCTGAAGTAATCAGTAGACATAGTAGAACCTCAG CAGCTGGCAGTGAAGACTTTGATGAGAAGACTAAAGGTCATGTTGTTCAGCAAAGAGGACGTTTCAAAGTTACGTCAGAAAATATCGACTTGGAAAAG GTAGGTGCAGCTCCAATGCTACACAAGAGTCAGAGCATGCTG GTGATTCCACAAACACTTGCTGCTACTCTACCATTACCACCTGATGCTACACCACCAAATCTTCTTTCGCCATCCCATTTTCCAGCATTACAGAGTATTTTAGAGGCAAATATTCTTCAGAGG GAGTGTATTCTCAGACTGATGAAGCAAGTGGCCCTTGGAGACACATCGG TGGATGCTGGGTGCATGCCATCAATTTCACCTGGTGTGGAGAAATCCTTG TTGGAGGTTGCTCACGACAAAGAGAAGGAATTGATTAGTGAAATCGCTGAATTGCAGCGGAG GCTGATACGTGCTCAAGAAGAACTTCAAAAATACAAAGCAGAAAACGCTCAAAATAACTCTTGA
- the LOC107862070 gene encoding serine/threonine-protein kinase 26 isoform X4 — MEKKKYPIGPEHYTLFEEVGQGVSASVHRALCIPLNEVVAIKILDFERDNSDLNNISREAQTMVLVDHPNVLKSHCSFVSDHNLWVIMPYMAGGSCLHILKAAHPDGFEETVIATVLREVLKGLEYLHHHGFIHRDVKAGNILIDARGGIKLGDFGVSAYLFDSGDRQRMRNTFVGTPCWMAPEVMEQLHGYDFKADIWSFGITALELAHGHAPFSKYPPMKVLLMTLQNAPPGLDYERDRKFTKSFKQMIASCLVKDPSKRPSAKKLLKHPFFKQARSNDYIARTVLEGLPALGDRMKALKRKEEDMLAQKKIPDGQKEEISQNEYKRGISSWNFNLDDLKAQANLIPDEEIIGDKDLGGSSNSLSGLDIPGKQLNRFQHQFSFSSQYSDAAEFDSNNQSTPTSPANRNVVYGIIKSEKSDDDLSIASSLHDPQISQNSTPFFDNRVEMNLVGKGEQVPDAKSFEGMPINSRQSCNGGSVLQTGDDVPPEVISRHSRTSAGSEDFDEKTKGHVVQQRGRFKVTSENIDLEKVGAAPMLHKSQSMLVIPQTLAATLPLPPDATPPNLLSPSHFPALQSILEANILQRECILRLMKQVALGDTSVDAGCMPSISPGVEKSLLEVAHDKEKELISEIAELQRRLIRAQEELQKYKAENAQNNS; from the exons ATGGAGAAGAAGAAGTATCCGATTGGACCGGAACATTACACGCTTTTCGAGGAGGTAGGGCAAGGAGTCAGTGCTTCGGTGCATCGTGCGTTGTGTATCCCTCTCAATGAGGTTGTTGCCATCAAAATCCTCGACTTCGAACGCGATAATTCTGATTTG AATAACATCTCGCGTGAAGCCCAAACAATGGTCCTAGTTGATCATCCCAATGTTCTTAAATCACACTGCTCCTTTGTTAGTGATCACAACCTATGGGTTATTATGCCTTATATGGCTGGAGGTTCCTGTCTCCACATTCTGAAGGCTGCTCATCCAGATGGCTTTGAAGAGACCGTTATTGCAACAGTATTACGGGAAGTTCTAAAGGGTTTAGAATATCTTCATCATCATGGCTTCATTCATCGTGATGTTAAA GCTGGAAATATTCTCATTGATGCCCGAGGTGGAATAAAGTTGGGAGATTTTGGTGTCTCTGCTTATTTATTTGATTCAGGTGATAGGCAACGCATGCGGAACACATTTGTCGGAACTCCTTGTTG GATGGCGCCAGAGGTCATGGAGCAATTGCACGGTTATGATTTCAA AGCTGATATTTGGTCCTTCGGCATAACTGCTTTGGAGCTTGCTCACGGCCATGCTCCTTTCTCAAAATATCCTCCAATGAAG GTCTTGCTAATGACATTGCAAAATGCACCCCCTGGCCTCGATTATGAGAGGGATAGGAAGTTTACAAAG TCTTTTAAACAAATGATTGCTAGTTGCTTGGTAAAAGATCCTTCAAAACGACCTTCAGCCAAAAAATTGCTGAAGCATCCGTTCTTTAAGCAAGCCAGATCCAATGATTATATAGCTAGAACAGTGTTGGAGGGTTTGCCAGCACTTGGAGATCGCATGAAGGCATTGAAG AGGAAAGAAGAAGACATGTTAGCACAGAAGAAGATACCAGATGGGCAGAAGGAAGAAATATCGCAG AATGAATATAAACGGGGGATTAGCAGCTGGAATTTTAACCTTGACGATTTGAAGGCACAGGCTAACTTG ATTCCAGATGAGGAGATCATTGGTGACAAGGACCTAGGTGGAAGTTCAAATTCACTTTCTGGGCTTGACATTCCAGGGAAACAGCTAAATAGGTTTCAGCATCAGTTCTCCTTCTCAAGTCAATATTCAGATGCTGCTGAGTTT GACAGTAACAATCAATCTACCCCTACTTCACCTGCAAATCGGAACGTGGTTTATGGCAT AATTAAATCTGAGAAATCTGATGATGATTTAAGTATTGCCAGTTCATTGCATGATCCTCAAATTTCACAAAATTCAACGCCATTCTTTGACAATCGGgtggaaatgaatttggtgggGAAAGGTGAACAAGTGCCTGATGCAAAGTCATTCGAGGGCATGCCTATAAATTCTCGCCAGAG TTGCAATGGGGGATCTGTTCTTCAAACAGGAGATGATGTGCCACCTGAAGTAATCAGTAGACATAGTAGAACCTCAG CTGGCAGTGAAGACTTTGATGAGAAGACTAAAGGTCATGTTGTTCAGCAAAGAGGACGTTTCAAAGTTACGTCAGAAAATATCGACTTGGAAAAG GTAGGTGCAGCTCCAATGCTACACAAGAGTCAGAGCATGCTG GTGATTCCACAAACACTTGCTGCTACTCTACCATTACCACCTGATGCTACACCACCAAATCTTCTTTCGCCATCCCATTTTCCAGCATTACAGAGTATTTTAGAGGCAAATATTCTTCAGAGG GAGTGTATTCTCAGACTGATGAAGCAAGTGGCCCTTGGAGACACATCGG TGGATGCTGGGTGCATGCCATCAATTTCACCTGGTGTGGAGAAATCCTTG TTGGAGGTTGCTCACGACAAAGAGAAGGAATTGATTAGTGAAATCGCTGAATTGCAGCGGAG GCTGATACGTGCTCAAGAAGAACTTCAAAAATACAAAGCAGAAAACGCTCAAAATAACTCTTGA